A window of Streptomyces broussonetiae genomic DNA:
GGCTCGGCACGGACGTAGCGGGCACAGACGAGCACCTCCCGGCCGCCGGGCAGCAGCAGGTTCCGCTCCGGCTGCCGTACCCGGATGGCGAGCCCGCCGTAGGGGTCGGTGAGCTGCCACCACCGGCGGCCTTCGAGGTCCTCCAACGGCAGCGCCTTCTCCAGGGGCTGCCCGAGGACGTCCGCGGCGCGTACGGCGGTGATGCGTTCGGCGGCGGCGTTGAAGCGGACGACGCGCCCGTGCTCGTCGGCGACGACCAGGCCGTCGGGCAGCTGGTCGGGGTCGAGACCTGCGTGATCGCCGTTCCGGGACGCGGACGCGTACCGCGCGTCCCGGCCCTCCGGTTCCCCCGGCGCGGTGCTCGTGCCGGCCACACTCATCCCCGTACCCCACCTCTCAGACGGCGCAGGGCCCCGAGCACGTCACCCTACTAGCTCTCGGTGACGGAGCGGCACCCTCCGGAGGCGCGCTGTGCACGGGCCGACGCATAGAGACATACGGCGGCGGCCGTGGCGAGGTTCAGGCTCTCGGCCTTTCCGTGGATGGGGACGCGGACGACGGCGTCGGCGAGGGCGCGCGTCTCCTCCGGCAGCCCCCACGCCTCGTTCCCGAACACCCAGGCGGTCGGCCCGCCCATGGTGCCCTTGTCCAGCTCCTCGTCGAGGTCCCGGTCTCCCGCCCCGTCGGCGGCGAGGATGCGCACGCCTGCGTCCTTCAGCCCCTGCACGGCCCGCTCGACGGGCACGCCGACGGCGACGGGCAGATGGAAGTGGGAGCCGACGGAGGCACGTACGGCCTTCGGGTTGTACAGGTCGACGGAGGCGTCGGTGAGGACGACGGCCTCGGCGCCGGCGGCGTCGGCGCAGCGCAGCACGGTGCCGGCGTTGCCGGGGTCGCGCACGTGGGCGAGGACGGCGACCAGCTTCGGCCGGGCGGCGAGGATGTCCTCGAAGGACGTGTCCAGGAAGCGGCACACCCCGACCAGCCCCTGCGGGGTCACGGTGGTGGAGATGTCGGCGATGACCTCTTCGGAGGCGAGGTGCACCGGGGCCCCGGCGCTGCGTGCGGCGCCGATGATGTCGGCGTAGCGCTCGGCTGCCTCCACGGTGGCGAACACCTCGACGAGGGTCGCAGTGCCCTCACCCCGATGCCCGGCCGCCTCCCTGACGGCCTGCGGCCCCTCCGCGAGAAACAGCCGGTCCTTCCCCCGGAAATTCCGCTTCGCCAACCGCCGGGCGGCGCTCACACGGGCGGACCGGGGGGAAATCAGCTCGGGGGTGGGCATCCTGTCCTTCACCTTCAGAAAGTCTCACTGTGGAGTGCCGCCGGGCTGCAGTATGCCTGGGGGCGCGGGGAACTGCGCCACAAGCCCCCACGGCCCGCAGCCGAAAACGACAGCTGAGCGCCCCAACAGCAGGACCCGCAAGCCCAAAAGCCTGCGGGTCCCGAAGTCACGTCGGCTGAAGCCGGCGCAGCGTCACGCGGCCTTCGGCGCGTTGACGTCCGACGGCAGCGCCTTCTGCGCGACCTCGACGAGCGCCGCGAAGGCGTTCGCGTCGTTCACGGCCAGCTCGGCCAGGATCTTGCGGTCGACCTCGACGTTCGCGGCCTTGAGACCCTGGATGAAGCGGTTGTAGGTGATGCCGTTGGCGCGGGCAGCGGCGTTGATGCGCTGGATCCACAGCTGACGGAAGTCGCCCTTGCGCTTCTTGCGGTCGTTGTAGTTGTAGACCAGCGAGTGGGTGACCTGCTCCTTGGCCTTGCGGTACAGGCGCGAACGCTGACCGCGGTAGCCGGAGGCCTGCTCGAGGATCGCCCGGCGCTTCTTGTGGGCGTTGACTGCCCGCTTGACGCGTGCCACTTGTTAACTCCTTGTAGCGGGGTCGTGGTGGTACTCACACGACCCGGAAACGACTGGGTCCCGGTCCTGACGTGCGGCGCTCAGTGGTGGCGAGCGCCGGTCACGTCACTTGCCGAGAAGCTTCTTGATCTTCGCGGCGTCGCCCGGGGCCATCTCGGCGTTGCCGGTGAGGCGACGCGTGACGCGGGACGACTTGTGCTCGAGCAGGTGGCGCTTGCCGGCGCGCTCGCGGAGCACCTTGCCGGAGCCGGTGATCTTGAAGCGCTTGCTGGCACCGCTGTGCGACTTGTTCTTCGGCATAGCGCCGTTATCTCCTCGTCGGTGGCGCTCCGGTGCCCGGTCGTGAAACCGGGCACGGTGGAGCGTCGCTCTTCTTTCGGTTACATCCACTGGGGACTGCCGTCCCCGGGGATCACGCCTCGGCGGGCTCCTCGGAAGGTGCCTCGGCCTCGGCAGGGTTCTGCGACTTACCGGGGTTCGCCTTCGCCTCGGCCTTGCGGGCTTCCTGCGCCTGCCGGGCCTCGGCCATGGCCTCGGTCTTCTTCTTGTGCGGACCGAGAACCATGATCATGTTGCGGCCGTCCTGCTTCGGGTTCGACTCGACGAAACCGAGGTCCTGGACGTCCTCCGCGAGGCGCTGCAGCAGCCGGTAGCCCAGCTCGGGCCGGGACTGCTCGCGACCACGGAACATGATCGTGATCTTGACCTTGTCGCCCTGCTTGAGGAACCGGACGACGTGACCCTTCTTGGTGTCATAGTCGTGCGGGTCGATCTTCGGCCGGAGCTTCATCTCCTTGATGACCGTGTGCGCCTGGTTCTTGCGCGCCTCACGGGCCTTCATGGCCGACTCGTACTTGAACTTCCCGTAGTCCATGAGCTTGCACACGGGCGGACGGGCGTTCGCCGCGACCTCGACCAGGTCCAGGTCGTACTCCTGCGCAAGCTCCAGTGCCTTAGCGAGCGGGACAATGCCCACCTGCTCGCCACTGGGACCGACAAGTCGCACCTCGGGAACGCGAATCCGGTCGTTGATGCGGGGCTCGGCGCTGATGGATCCTCCTCGGTAGCACCACACGGTTGTCTGGCGGACAGCCGCGTAACGTCTGTGTTCGTTAGACCTAACCGCGCCGAAGCACAAAAAATGCCCCGGACGATCACAGGCGGGGCTCCAACGACTACCGGAGCACCGCCGCGGTGACCGCGGGGCGCACTTTCGGGCGACTCCATCGTCCGTACGGAACGATGGTGGCCGCCTGACCGGGTGACCCGCCGCCCCAGGGGGACGGTCAGGTGGGAGATCGGAGCCTCCACTTGTGGGCCGGGTGCTCTGGTGTTGGCAGGGCATGTCCGGCCGGTCGTCAACCAGGTTAGCAGGATCGCTTGACAAGGCCTAATCGGGAACCCGTAATCGGGAACCGCTTAGGGTGTGGGGCATGAGTGAGACCCCTCCTGAGAACCCCGACTTCGACGCGATGACCCGGGACATCGCCGAGGTCCCCGCCGTCGAGGTGATCGTGACGGTCGCCGTCAATCTGATGAGCGCCGCCGCCGTGAAGCTCGGGCTGAGCGAGGAGGGCGAGAAGTACAAGGACCTGGACGAGGCCCGCAAGCTGATCACCGGTCTCGCCGGACTGCTGGACGCGAGCGCGACCGAGATCAGCTCCTTCCACGCGGCCCCGCTGCGCGACGGCCTGAAGTCGCTCCAGCTGGCCTTCCGCGAGGCGTCGATCGTCCCGGACGAGCCGGGCCAGGGGCCGGGCGAGAAGTACACCGGCCCGGTCTACGGCTGACTCATTCCTTCATGTACAGGGGCTCGCCCGGAGGCGTGGTCCCGGCCGGCAGCAGTGCCAGGTCGAGGCCGCGCACCAGGCGGGCCCTCAGTGTTTCGTCGGCCGCGAGCCGCTCGGCGACCGTGCGGGCGGCCTGCGCGGGCGCCGCGGCCGGGTCGAGCACGAGGGCGAGGGTGCCGTCGGCCCGACCCGGTCCGAGGTGGGCGCGCAGCACGGCGGGCTCCGCCGCCACGGCCTTACGCACGGCCTCCAGCACGGCCGGGTCGGTGAGCGGGTCGGTGCTCGTGCGGCCCTCCGCGAGGGCGAGCAGCGCCGGGCCGGTCAGCTCGAACGGCACGGGCCCCGCGAGGTCCAGCACGACCGTGTCGGCCTTCTCGTGGGCGGCGGCCTGCAGCGCCTGGTGCAGGGGTACGGCGACCGGGCGGGCCGCGGGGTCCCAGCGGGCGAGTGCGGTGGTGGAGGTGAAGGCGGGCAGCGCCGTGCGGTGTCCGGCCTTCAGGGTGGGTACGGCCATGTCGCTGGTCTTCTCGCGGCGCAGACCCTTCTCGTCCTCCTCGACCTCGCCGAGCACGGCGACGACCGGGACGAGCAGACGGGCGCCCTTGAGTGCCTCGAGGACGGGCTCGAGGGCGCCGCGGTCCTCGGCCCAGGCGGCGAGCGCGGCGCTCAGCCGGGGGTCGGCGGAGCCGTCGTCGTCGGAGAAGCCGGGGTCGGGAATGTTCTTGTTCGCCACGGTCACCGACCCTATCGGGGGCAGCCGGCCGGGCCGGTGCCGGGCCGGGAACCCCGGTGGCAGCGCTTTCACGGGAATCTCAGCCTTCGCTGACCGGGATCTCACCCCGGTCCGACGCGGCGCACCGTGCGCGCCCCGAGCATCGCGGCCATGGAGTCCACCAGAGCCCGCCGGGGCCGTCGCAGGCGCCCGTCCCGGCGCCGTCCGCTGCTGTACACCGCGCTCGCCCTCGTCGCCGTGACCGGGGTGACGGCCGGGGGCACGGTCTATGTGAAGGCGCGGGCGCGCACAGGGGCCGCGGCCGTATCGTCGGCGGCGACGCCCTCGGCCTCCCCCTCGGCCGGGGTGAGCGAGGAGGCATCGGTGACGAGGCCGGCGGTGGACCGGAACGCGCTGCTGAGCGAGGCGATGGACGCGGTGAGCGTGCCGTCGGGCGCCGAGGTGTCGGCGGCCGTGCTGGCGATGGACTCCGCCGAGAGCGCCGGGTACGGGACGGCGGCCTTCGACGCGGCGAGCATCGTCAAGGTGGACATCCTGGCCGCGCTGCTGCTGCAGGCGCAGGACGCGGGCCGGCAGCTGACGGCGACGCAGAAGGCGTACGCCACGAAGATGATCGAGAACAGCGACAACGACTCCGCGACGCAGCTGTGGCACGCGATCGGCCGGGCGGACGGCCTGGACGCGGCCAACGAGCGCTTCGGGCTGACGGCGACCTCTGGAGGCGACGGCGAGCTGTGGGGGCTGACCCAGACCACGGCGAAGGACCAACTCGTACTGCTCCAGCAGGTATTCGGGGACGCATCGCAGCTGAGCGCGGCCTCGCGGTCGTATGTCCAGGGGCTGATGGAGTCGGTGGAGACCGGCCAGCAGTGGGGTGTGTCGGCCGCGGCGGACGACAACTCCACCGCCCTGAAGAACGGTTGGCTCGCCCGCAGCACCACGGGACTGTGGGACGTCAACAGCATCGGGAAGGTGACCGTGGACGGCACCGGCTACCTGGTGGCGGTGCTGTCCAAGGGCACCGGGAGCCGGGCGAGCGGCATCACGCTGGTGGAGGCGGCGGCGAAGGCGGCGGTGTCGGCGTTCACTGCTGCGTGATCGGCGCGCCTCGGTAAGCGATCGGTGTGAACCGGAAAATGATCCAGATCTGGACGCCAATTGACCTAGAATTCAAGGAACTTGACGATGAGCAGGCTGGTCCATGGCGCCATCTTTACCGTTGTGTCGAGCGCCTCGCAACCGGCCACGGAAGGAACGCAGTGCCTCCCGTACGCCCAACTCGCCGATCCCTCATAGCCGGTGGCCTCGGAGCCGTCGCCACAGCGGCCGTTCCGCTGTCGCTGTCCACGCCCGCGGCGGCGGCCGGTCTCATCCCCATCCGGCTGGCCGGGCCGACCGGTCCCGCGCCGGTGGGCGCCGTAGAGCTGCACCTGGTCGACTCGTCGCGGACCGACCCCTGGTCGGGGCAGGCGCGCGAGGTGATGGTGACCGTGACGTACCCGGCCGCCGACGTCCGTGACCGCGCGGTGCTGCCGTGGCTGCCGGCGGGCGCCGAGCGGGCGCTGAAGGCCCGCTTCGGGGGCGCGGTGGACGGCTACGCGCTCCCCCGGACGCACAGCGCGGACCGCGCGCCGGTGCGGCCGGGACGTCGTCCGGTGCTGCTTCACTCGCCGGGCCACCAGGCGGACCGCACCTTCAACACGCTCCTCATCGAGGACCTGGCATCCTGGGGCTATGTCGTGGTCGCGGTCGACCATCCCTACGACTCGGGCGAGGTGGAGTTCCCGGACGGCCGTGTGGTGGGCACTCGCCCCGACGACGGGAGCCTCGAGGCCGTCACGGCCGCGGTCGCCGTGCGCGCCGCCGATCTGCGGTTCGTCCTCGACCAGTTGGCCGTGCTGGACCGGGGCGGCAACCCGGACGCCGAACGGCGTCCGCTCCCGCGCGGGCTGCGCGGCACGCCGGACCTGACACGGGTGGGCACCTTCGGTCACTCCCGGGGCGGCGCCGCGTCGGCGACCATGATGTACCTGGACGAGCGGGTGCGAGCCGGCATCGACCTGGACGGCGGCCTTTTCGGGCCGGTGGTCGAGCACGGCCTCGACCGGCCGTTCCTGCTGATGGACACGGCGATCTACGACGGGCTGAACCAGGACCCGAGCTGGCCCCCCTTCTGGGCGCACCTGACCGACTGGCGCCGCTGTCTGCGGCTCGCCGACGCCGACCACAACTCGTACACCGACATCGTGGCCCTCGCCCCGCAGGTGCCCGAGCCGGTGCGCAGGACGCTGCAGGCCGGCACGATCCCAGCCGACCGGGCCGTCGCCGCCGTAAGGGCGAGCGTGCGGGCCTTCTTCGATCTCCAGCTGCGCGGCCGTCCGGACACCGGGCACCTGCTGCGGGGCGCTTCGCCGCGCCATCCGGAGATCCTGTACATCGCCGGTTAGCGACCCGCTGCCCCGGACGCCCTCAGGCCGCGCTCCGCCTGCGCCCCCGCCACAGCACCACGCCCGCCACCAGCAGGACCCCGCCGGTGCCGCCGGCCAGGGGGCCCGCCCAGTCGGCGGGCGAGGAGGTGGCCCTGGGGGCGTCCGGTCCGGCGCCGAAGTACTTCTTTGCGTACGAGGCCGCGTGCAGGCTCTGCGGCCGGATGCGGTCGGCCGCCTTGAGTGCGGCCGCCGGGTCGATCATGCCGAAGCCCCGGGAGTCGTCCCGTCCGCCGACCGGCGCGTCCTCGGCGGTGTCCTCCAGGAGCTTCTTGATCTGGGCCGGGCTCAGCGTGGGGTGGGCGGCCTTGACCAGGGCCGCCGCACCGGAGACGAAGGCGGAGGCGGCCGAAGTGCCCCAGCCGTCGTAGTACTTGTGGTCGGGGTCGGCGATGACCACGTCGACGCCGGGCGCGCTGACCGTGGCGTACCAGCGGCGGGTCGAGAAGGAGGCGCGGGTGCCGTAGCGGTCGACCGCGGTCGCGACGATGACCCCGGGGTAGGCCGCCGGGTAGGAGATGTGGTCGCCCTTGTCGCCGCCGTTGCCCGCGGAGGCGACGACGACCACGCCCTTCTTCAGGGCGTACTGGACGGCCTCGTCCTCGCTCGGCTCGGGGTGCGCGGAGTTCGAGTCGTCGCCGAGGGAGAGGTTGATGACGTCGGCGCCGTGGTCGGCGGCCCAACGGATGCCGTCGGCAAGGGCGTTGCCCCGGACGGTACGGGCCTGGGTGCGGGCGGGGTCGCCGTCCTCCAGGATCACCCGGACGGGCAGGATCTTCGCCTCGGGGGCGACGCCCATGACGCCGGCGGAGCCGCCGGGTCCGTGTCCGTGCCCGGCGATGATGCCGGCCATGGCGGTGCCGTGCCGGGCCCAGGAACGGTCGCCCCGCTTGGCGCCGAAGCCGATCATGTCCTTGCCGGGCAGGACGTTTCCGGCGAGGTCGGGATGGTCGTCCTCGACGCCGGTGTCCAGGACGGCGACGGTGGCGCCCCGGCCCTTGGTGGTCTGCCAGGCCTCGTCCAGACGCAGCGCGTCGAGCCCCCACTGCTGGGCACGGATGCCGTCGGCGTGGGCCGCGGCGCACGGCAGCAGGGTGAGGGCGCCGGTGAGCAGCAGGCTCAGCGCCGCTCCGGCGGATCGCTTCATGAAGGTTTCTCCGTGGCCGTGCCGAGGTGCTCGCGCAGGCGCCGTTCGATGCGGTCGGCCAGGCCCTGGGCCTCGTTGCCGAGGCCCGCCTGGGCGGGTGCGGTGGTGGCGCCGGAGCTGACGGCGTCGGCGGCGGGCTGGGGCGAGTCGACGCCTCGGCCGTCGGCCCAGCCGGAGACGGCGTAGGCGACCACGGGGGCGTCGGTGAGGACGGAGACGGTCCAGGAGGCGCGCTGTTTGTCGCCGAAGGCGGCCGCGACGCTGCCCTCGGCGGCGTACGGCCGGGGCATCAGGTCGGTGCGCCGGTCCAGGCGCTCGGTGCGGAAGCGGGTGGCGAGCGCGGACATGGCGGCGGGGTCGGCCTTGGTGAACAGCAGGCCGACGGTGGTGACGTAGCTCTGTGTGGCGTCGGTGTACGTGGCGCGCAGCAGGCGCTGGCAGCCGAGCGGGGCGAGGACCTTCTGCAGCAGCGGGTCGAAGGCGTGGGCGCAGCCGCTGTCCGGGGCGACGGCGACCCTGGTCCAGGTGCGGTCGGCACCGCCGGGTCCGGCGCCGACGCCCTCGACGGTGGTCGGGAACAACTGGTCGACGGGCACGCTGTGCCAGAGCGCGGCGGCGCTGGTGAAGTGGTCGACGGCGGCGGCGTCCCCGCCGTCCCCGGTGAGCAAGCTCCCGGCCACGGCACCGCCGATGAGGCCGACGCCGAGCACGAGGCAGGCGGCGGCGACGGCGGTACGGTGGCCCACCCGGTGCCCCTTGGTCTCGGTGAAGGCCTCGGGCTGCCCGAACGACACGACGGGCCGCGCGGTCGCGCCGGCGACCCAGGACAGCGCCGGGTCGGGACCGGAGTCCGGTGCGGGCGGACCGACGGGACGGGCGGGTGCCAGGGGGCTCCAGGCGGTGCCGTCCCGCGTGGGCGTCGCGGGGGCAGGGGCGGCACCGCCGCGGCGCTCACCGCCCGTCGGGGCAGGGGCGGGCGCGGCGTCGGGGCGCCGGGTCCGCGGGGAACCGGGAACCGGGCGCAGCCGGGCGGTGGTCTCCGACGCCGTGGCCTGCGGCGCCGTGGCCTGTGAGGGACGTACGGGGCGAAGCCGGGCGGTGGTCTCGGACGAGGTCTCGGCCGGGGCTGCGCGCCGCTGCCGTCCCGTGCGCGGCGGCGCGTCGGGAAACCGCGCCGAGGCGGGCGGCGGAGGCGGACTCACGGAGGCGGTCCCCTCGGGCACCACGGACTTCTGCCCGCCGTCGCCGCCCTCGCTCCCCAGGCCGTCGCGCACGGCGCCCCCGGCGGACGTCCGGGAAGGCGGCGGGGTGAACACCGAAGGCTCGTCGTCG
This region includes:
- the mycP gene encoding type VII secretion-associated serine protease mycosin yields the protein MKRSAGAALSLLLTGALTLLPCAAAHADGIRAQQWGLDALRLDEAWQTTKGRGATVAVLDTGVEDDHPDLAGNVLPGKDMIGFGAKRGDRSWARHGTAMAGIIAGHGHGPGGSAGVMGVAPEAKILPVRVILEDGDPARTQARTVRGNALADGIRWAADHGADVINLSLGDDSNSAHPEPSEDEAVQYALKKGVVVVASAGNGGDKGDHISYPAAYPGVIVATAVDRYGTRASFSTRRWYATVSAPGVDVVIADPDHKYYDGWGTSAASAFVSGAAALVKAAHPTLSPAQIKKLLEDTAEDAPVGGRDDSRGFGMIDPAAALKAADRIRPQSLHAASYAKKYFGAGPDAPRATSSPADWAGPLAGGTGGVLLVAGVVLWRGRRRSAA
- a CDS encoding TrmH family RNA methyltransferase, with product MPTPELISPRSARVSAARRLAKRNFRGKDRLFLAEGPQAVREAAGHRGEGTATLVEVFATVEAAERYADIIGAARSAGAPVHLASEEVIADISTTVTPQGLVGVCRFLDTSFEDILAARPKLVAVLAHVRDPGNAGTVLRCADAAGAEAVVLTDASVDLYNPKAVRASVGSHFHLPVAVGVPVERAVQGLKDAGVRILAADGAGDRDLDEELDKGTMGGPTAWVFGNEAWGLPEETRALADAVVRVPIHGKAESLNLATAAAVCLYASARAQRASGGCRSVTES
- the infC gene encoding translation initiation factor IF-3 — encoded protein: MWCYRGGSISAEPRINDRIRVPEVRLVGPSGEQVGIVPLAKALELAQEYDLDLVEVAANARPPVCKLMDYGKFKYESAMKAREARKNQAHTVIKEMKLRPKIDPHDYDTKKGHVVRFLKQGDKVKITIMFRGREQSRPELGYRLLQRLAEDVQDLGFVESNPKQDGRNMIMVLGPHKKKTEAMAEARQAQEARKAEAKANPGKSQNPAEAEAPSEEPAEA
- a CDS encoding serine hydrolase produces the protein MESTRARRGRRRRPSRRRPLLYTALALVAVTGVTAGGTVYVKARARTGAAAVSSAATPSASPSAGVSEEASVTRPAVDRNALLSEAMDAVSVPSGAEVSAAVLAMDSAESAGYGTAAFDAASIVKVDILAALLLQAQDAGRQLTATQKAYATKMIENSDNDSATQLWHAIGRADGLDAANERFGLTATSGGDGELWGLTQTTAKDQLVLLQQVFGDASQLSAASRSYVQGLMESVETGQQWGVSAAADDNSTALKNGWLARSTTGLWDVNSIGKVTVDGTGYLVAVLSKGTGSRASGITLVEAAAKAAVSAFTAA
- a CDS encoding alpha/beta hydrolase family protein, producing the protein MPPVRPTRRSLIAGGLGAVATAAVPLSLSTPAAAAGLIPIRLAGPTGPAPVGAVELHLVDSSRTDPWSGQAREVMVTVTYPAADVRDRAVLPWLPAGAERALKARFGGAVDGYALPRTHSADRAPVRPGRRPVLLHSPGHQADRTFNTLLIEDLASWGYVVVAVDHPYDSGEVEFPDGRVVGTRPDDGSLEAVTAAVAVRAADLRFVLDQLAVLDRGGNPDAERRPLPRGLRGTPDLTRVGTFGHSRGGAASATMMYLDERVRAGIDLDGGLFGPVVEHGLDRPFLLMDTAIYDGLNQDPSWPPFWAHLTDWRRCLRLADADHNSYTDIVALAPQVPEPVRRTLQAGTIPADRAVAAVRASVRAFFDLQLRGRPDTGHLLRGASPRHPEILYIAG
- the rpmI gene encoding 50S ribosomal protein L35 — translated: MPKNKSHSGASKRFKITGSGKVLRERAGKRHLLEHKSSRVTRRLTGNAEMAPGDAAKIKKLLGK
- a CDS encoding SseB family protein is translated as MANKNIPDPGFSDDDGSADPRLSAALAAWAEDRGALEPVLEALKGARLLVPVVAVLGEVEEDEKGLRREKTSDMAVPTLKAGHRTALPAFTSTTALARWDPAARPVAVPLHQALQAAAHEKADTVVLDLAGPVPFELTGPALLALAEGRTSTDPLTDPAVLEAVRKAVAAEPAVLRAHLGPGRADGTLALVLDPAAAPAQAARTVAERLAADETLRARLVRGLDLALLPAGTTPPGEPLYMKE
- the rplT gene encoding 50S ribosomal protein L20; the protein is MARVKRAVNAHKKRRAILEQASGYRGQRSRLYRKAKEQVTHSLVYNYNDRKKRKGDFRQLWIQRINAAARANGITYNRFIQGLKAANVEVDRKILAELAVNDANAFAALVEVAQKALPSDVNAPKAA
- a CDS encoding DUF1844 domain-containing protein produces the protein MSETPPENPDFDAMTRDIAEVPAVEVIVTVAVNLMSAAAVKLGLSEEGEKYKDLDEARKLITGLAGLLDASATEISSFHAAPLRDGLKSLQLAFREASIVPDEPGQGPGEKYTGPVYG